GAAACGAACCATCGGGTGTTATTACTGTTCCCCATGCATCAATAGTGGAAGTGATGTAATTATGTTCAACTTGCCTTACCGTATCTACATTTAAGCCCAGGTAAGTTTTTCCATAGTAGATCTTCTGATTAAAATAACTTGTATCAGTAAACGAAGTATTGAATGTTGTGGGAAAAGTAAGCATGGTTTCGGTATTACTATATACAACAGCTGCAATAACGCCGTTTCCGACAAGGTCGCCTGTTGCACCTAAAAGCTGAACAGATGATGAAGTACTTTTTAAATACGGATTGATAGAATCGTTAATAACCGCACAAATATTGGCTTGCGGAAAGTTTGAACTTAAACTTCCTGTGGTAGCAGGGTCAACAAAATGTATTGTAATTGTAGTGTCGGCCTGAAGTGCTGAAAAATCCCAAACCTGGTTGCCGCCAGTATTTCCGGGTGTAATAGATGTTCCGGGCGATTTGTCGGTTGCCTGATTCAGGGTGGTTCCAATACTAGCAAAATCGGTTTGCGAAATTGTAATCTGTGCATTTATGTTAATGCACGTTACAAATAAAATAATAAATGAGATTAATTTTTTCATTGGGGTGTGTGATTAAATTAACGCAATAAATGTATAGAATATCAATAAATTAATTTGTAAAAAAAATCAGAATTTTTACAAATTAAAAATTTTATTTGATGAGAAAGTTAATATTCAATTCAAACTGTAAGTTTAACTTTTGAAATGTAGAAAAATATAAATAGAATAACAGTTAAAAAATAATTTAAGATTGTATTAATTGTTATTTTCTTCCATTAACTTTTTAACCAGTTCAGGAACACCTGTTCCAGCCTTTTCTTTAATGATAGTTAAATTTCTTACTGCAACAGCAGCAGCTTTCGGGTCGATTAAATATTTTGGAACATGATGTGGAACATAATTCAGCAATCCTGCTGCGGGATATACATTTAATGATGTTCCTATTACTATGAATATATCTGCTTTTTCAGATAGGTGAGCTGCTGGAACGATATTAGGAACGGCTTCGCCAAACCATACTATATGTGGACGTAGCTGAGAACCATTCTCGCATTTATCACCTTTTTTTAATTCCCATCCATCAATTTCATAAATTAAATTTTCATCAACACTGCTTCTTGCTTTTTTAAGTTCACCATGAAGATGCAGTATTTTCGAGCTTCCTGCGCGTTCGTGCAGGTCATCAACATTTTGTGTGATGATGTGAACATCGAATTTTTTTTCAAGCTTTGCAAGTGCATAGTGAGCAGCATTAGGCTTTACATCATATAATTGTTTTCGGCGTTGGTTATAAAATTCAAGAACCAAATCCTGGTTATTTAACCATGCATCGTAAGTGGCAACATCTTCAATACGGTATTCTTCCCACAAACCATCTGAATCGCGAAACGTTTTTATCCCGCTTTCAGCGCTAATACCTGCTCCTGTAAGAACAACAATTTTTTTCATAAATGTTTTTTCAAAATTAAAAAAAGTTAACCAGATTCAAAAAACTTATATACTTTTAGATTTTCAGAAAAATTGTACTTTTACACTTTCCTGTACTTGTAAAACAAACAAAAAAATATAAGAATATGGAACCTATTAAATTAAACCTGGAAAACCTGGACAAAGCTTTTCCTGATAATTTTACGCAAGAACAAATTGCTAAGGCAAAAACTCTTTTTTTAAAAAAACTTGCTGAAAGTGCTCATAAGTTTTATGAAGGAAAAATCCAAACCATTCCTAAAGCACCGGTACCGGGTTTTAATTGGTTTAATGTATGGTACACTCCGGGTGTATCAAAGGTTTCTACAGATATCAGGGATAACAATAATGCTTCTTTTGAATTAAGTAACCGGGGAAATCT
The Bacteroidales bacterium genome window above contains:
- a CDS encoding T9SS type A sorting domain-containing protein, coding for MKKLISFIILFVTCININAQITISQTDFASIGTTLNQATDKSPGTSITPGNTGGNQVWDFSALQADTTITIHFVDPATTGSLSSNFPQANICAVINDSINPYLKSTSSSVQLLGATGDLVGNGVIAAVVYSNTETMLTFPTTFNTSFTDTSYFNQKIYYGKTYLGLNVDTVRQVEHNYITSTIDAWGTVITPDGSFPALRQNMRKITNDSTWVRVKYIGWLSAVQRVNTIDQRYYTFYTNTIGNALVNIKYYGTDSTKVDWTRVNTTSSNSLTEKEKSINIFSTIVTNKIQIYNPKNSEIKSKLFDYTGKEILSTEFENNSIINISINNLKNGFYLLNVYNKSGKIKSGKIIISK
- a CDS encoding NAD-dependent deacylase — translated: MKKIVVLTGAGISAESGIKTFRDSDGLWEEYRIEDVATYDAWLNNQDLVLEFYNQRRKQLYDVKPNAAHYALAKLEKKFDVHIITQNVDDLHERAGSSKILHLHGELKKARSSVDENLIYEIDGWELKKGDKCENGSQLRPHIVWFGEAVPNIVPAAHLSEKADIFIVIGTSLNVYPAAGLLNYVPHHVPKYLIDPKAAAVAVRNLTIIKEKAGTGVPELVKKLMEENNN